The genomic stretch ATCTCCCAAAATTTGCCTTCCCATTTTCACCTTTTTATCTAAATTTTGATTCATCGGCATCCTCTTAGTTATCTAGGTCATTCATTCAGAATTCCACctattttccttttaaaacaTCATTGATTAAAAGGTTTTCTATTTATGATATAGAGCATTTGATTATGAATAATGCATGGACAATGGCTTCATGATGCAGGTTCTAATCAAGTCTATGGTTCATTGTGCTACATCTTGATTACTTGGATACCACCACAAGTTTGAGATTCATTTGGGAGTTCTTGGTATAATCTTGGGATGGCATCATGGAATAGGTGATTGTGAAAGGCATCGCTAAAACTTAACTTTTGGTGATCATGTTCCTATAAGGTGACATTTAGTGATTACTAATGATCATTGCTTGGTTCATATCATGGCATTCATACAAGATCAAGTTTCATTCATAAAGCAAGTTCAATTCAAGTGCAAAATTTCAAAGgcaatttggagggaaaaatgtTTCTTGAAGAATAAGTCACATGCCACAATTCAAAAGTCAAAACTCATTACAATCCAAGTTTCATTACAAGATATACAAAGCCAAGTTCTATACAAAAATACACATTGTTGACTttaagttgactttggtcaattgttgacttttttgtCTAACATTTGATAAAAGTAAAACTAAATACCCTAACCCCTAAATCcactttttcatcaattttcaAGGAGTTCTTCCAACATGCCATGATTTTCCTTTATGATCCGTTTGACTCCATAAATTTTGGTTCACGTCTTCAAACAAGCCACCACATTTTTCTTCAAGAACTTTAAACCTCATATCCAATTAACATTAAACTCATTCAAACACAACTTCTAACAATTCTTTTTTTTTAACAGAGTATCAACAATGTGGGGCTCATAAACTAACCCCCACCAATGACTAACTCAGATGTCCATTTTCTAACAGCTTTAACACATTATTACAGACATGACAGATTTAACAGAGCTAACAAAAGTTTATTTTCCATCTTGTTAACCAAAATTCAATTCAACCACCAACATGAAAATATCAATGTCTTTTAACAATACCTGCTGTCAAACATAGATCTGTGATTCCATACATCCTTAGTTTTGGAGGGCCCTTTTATTAACACCATTTGGTATAGCAGAATTGAGTCATAACTTTCAAGTGTCTTGCTTTGGAAGTACATTTTCCCTCGATGCTTCATCCTCCACTCAGAGCCTACAAAGAGCATATTACACATCAATTTCTCAACAGGTAAGACTGCCACACTTTAGTTTCagtatataaatatatattttagtTGGGTTTAGAGTTGAAATGCATACAGTAGTTGTAGGTTAACACATTAATAGCCATAATCAATTTAATTGATAAGCTTCTAACACAATCAACATTTTTCATAGCTAACACCACTGCATTACTAACTAGTAACTGAATTAAATTAACTAACCGCTTATACTAACTAAACTAACTACATCTTCACTAGTTCAAACCTCTATTAGACCCTAACATAACTAACATTCAAACTATAACTAGATTCGACTAACTGCATTTAACTGAACTAACTAATTGTTTCATTTCCCTAGCTAACTGATTTCACAAAGATCAAACAAAGTTAATCAACTCAACTAACTTGCACATAGAAATTTAACAGAGTTAAGGACTGCCCTAACTGCTACCCGAGCTACCCAATTCGGTTATGCAATCCAAACTCCTATATAATCATTTATCACTCTGAGATTCGGAGGCTTCAACCATCACATTCACCAATCTCTCTGAAATTATGCAATTCATCTTCTCCCTCACTACAAAGCTCTCTTATCCTCAATGGTTGAGCAAGCTTCACCTTGAATCTTGCTGTAACTAGAGCTAAGCCCCATTCCTCATCACCCTCACTCAGTTCTCAATCACTCCATCACTCTCAATCTCTCCGGTTTTTGCACGAAGacaccaacaacaacaaacaCTTTCAATTCCAAACAATCACCACTTCTCCACTCACTCTCACGTGCTCAGATAACCATAACAACATAAAGGATCAACAAATAAATTCCTGCATACTAAGCATTtaaagaagaagaaggaggaaATTGAAGAAGTTGCGAAGGTTACCTGAAGAAACAGAGGTCTCTGAACCTTCGTGCTCAACAACGACATATGGAAGAACCGCCAGAGTTGCTCCGATAGGTAAGCACCTTCCCTTTTCCTCTTTGATCCATACGAAAATTATCACCGTGATGTAGATTCTGTTAAAATTGTTTTTATTTAACGTTAATTTACTGTCAGTTAGAATAAGCAATGTTAGTGCTGTTAGTGAGTTGTTGCTTTTATCTATTCTCTTGCCACTATCCCACATTTTTAGTGTTTGTTAGAGTGGGCTATTTTTTCTCTGATTCAGTTTCTGTAAGGCTATTTAAGAGCCATTTCTTTTGTTCAATTCAATAAGAGATATTCTCCCTATTATTCTGTAAACACGTATCCTTcacaattggtatcagagctcctCTAGAAGGGGCCTGATCAATACTTGAAACGCAGCAGTCTTTTCAAGCAGATGGCAGAAAACAACAGTTTTGTTCAACCATCAATTCCAAAGTTTGATGGTCACTATGATCATTGGGCAATGCTCATGGAGAACTTCCTTCGATCCAAAGAATACTGGAGCTTGGTTGAAAATGGGATCCCTACAGCAGTTGGGGGTACAGAATCAACTGAGGCACAAAGAAAAACTGTTGAAGATCAGAAACTCAAGGATTTAAAGGTAAAAAATTATCTTTTTCAAGCAATTGATAGATCTATCTTGGAGACAATCTTGAAGAAAGAAACGTCAAAGAACATTTGGGACTCAATGAAGCAGAAGTATCAAGGAACGACAAGGGTTAAACGAGCACAACTACAAGCACTTCGAAGGGAATTTGAAATCTTGCAGATGAAAGCTGGAGAATCGGTGAACGAGTACTTTTCTCGAACCCTCACCATAGCCAACAAGATGAGAACTCATGGAGAGACTATGGGagatgttgttgttattgaaaATTTTTTGCGGTCCATGACTCCGAAATTCAACTATGTGGTTTGCTCCATTGAGGAGTCAAATGACATTGACGCCTTATCAGTCGACCAACTACAAAGTAGCTTGCTGGTGCATGAGCAACGCATGAATGTTCCTGTTATTGAAGAGCAAGCCTTGAAAGTAACCTATGAAAGCAGAACAAGAGGTCGCGGTCGTGGTCGTGGAGGATTTCGCGGACGAGGAGGAGGAAGGGGCATGCCAAATTTTGACAAGTCCACTGTGGAGTGTTATTACTGCCATAAACGTGGACATTTTCAATATGAATGTCCAAGCAAGGAGAGTGAAGTCAATTATGCAGAATTTCAAGATGAAATGCTTTTGATGGCATCCATGGAAAATAAAGAATCAGATAAGGAAGAAGCATGGTTCATTGACTCAGGGTGTAGTAATCATATGTGTGGTAAGAAGGAAGTATTCTCTGATTTGGATGAAAATTTTAGTGAAACTGTGAAGTTGGGAAATAATTCCAGCATGGCTGTGAAAGGAAAAGGAAATGTAAGATTTCAATTGAATGGAATCTCACATATCATTACTAGTGTGTTCTATGTACCTGAGCTAAAGAACAACTTGTTGAGCATTGGTCAGCTACAAGAAAAGGGGTTAACTATCATTTTTCAACATGGAAAATGCAAGATCTATCATAAGGAGAAGGGCTTGATCATGGAAACAACAATGTCCTCAAACAGAATGTTCATTTTGCCGGTTAAGCCTCAGTCAAATGTATCGGCTTGTTTCAACACAATTACTGAAGACTCAACTCAGTTATGGCATTGTAGATTTGGACATTTAGGCTTTAAAGGCTTAAGGATACTTGAGCAAAAAAGGATGGTGAATGGTCTGCCACAACTCAAAACTCCCTCTAAAATTTGTAAAGACTGCCTTGCGGGAAAGCAATAGAGGGATCCATTTCCTAAAGTGAGCACGTGGAGAGCATCTCAAATCCTACAGTTGATACATGCTGACATATGCGGGCCTATTACACCAGCCTCAAATAGCAAAAAGAGGTACCTAATTACTTTCATTGATGACTATAGTCGTAAAACATGGGTATATTTTTTAGTAGAAAAATCTGAAGCTTTTGACACTTTTAGAAGCTTTAAAAATCATGTGGAGAAAGAAACAAGTATATTCATCAAATGCTTGCGTACTGACAGGGGTGGTGAATTTACATCACAAGCATTTAATGACTTTTGCAAGGAGAATGGTATAAATAGGCAACTGACGGCTGCATatacaccacaacaaaatggtgtaGCCGAGAGGAAAAACAAAACCATTATGAACATGGTTCGTTGCATGCTGTATGAGAAACAAGTTCCAAGGAATTTTTGGCCCGAGGCTGTAAATTGGACTGTTCATGTGCTGAACCGATGTCCAACAGTTGCTGTGAAAAACAAGACTCCTGAAGAAGCTTGGAGTGATGTAAAGCCATCAGTTGAGTACTTTAGAGTCTTTGGATGTGTTTCGCATGTTCACGTACCCGACAGAAAAAGAACAAAGCTAGACAGAAAAAGTACTAGTTGTGTTTTACTTGGAGTAAGTGAAGAATCAAAGGCATACAGGTTGTACGATCCAATTTCTCATAAGATTATTGTTAGTAGAGATGTTGTCTTTGAAGAAGATAAAAGTTGGGACTGGAATAAAAGACATGAGGAAAACATCAAAGAAAATTTAGATTGGGAAGATGAACAAGATGAGTCTGCCTCTGCTGCAAGTGCAGAAAATGATACAAGCATCAATGAAGAGATACAAGGAGAACTTGATCACTCTGATTCAAACGATTCAATTGAAGAGAGTCGGCAAGATTCAAATAGAAGAATAATACGACGACCTGCATGGATGAGGGATTATGAAAGTGGAGAAGGACTgtcagaagaagaagaaaacatgACTAACATGGCCATGTTTGCAGGTGCTGATCCAATTTCATTTGAAGAAGCTGTGAAGAGTGAAAAATGGAGAAATGCCATGAATTTGGAATTAGAGTCAATAGAGAAGAATGACACTTGGGAGTTGACAAATTTACCGGTTGGTGGAAAGAAAATTGGAGTGAAATGGATATTCAAAACAAAGCTTAATGAGAATGGAGAAATAGACAAACACAAAGCGCGACTTGTAGCAAAAGGATATGCTCAAAAATATGGAGTTGATTATAATGAAGTCTTTGCACCGGTGGCAAGATTAGATACCATTCGACTAGTGCTTGCACTTGCTGCTCAAAGGGGATGGACCGTTTATCAGTTGGATGTAAAGTCGGCATTCTTGCACGGTGTACTAAATGAAGAAGTTTTTGTGGAACAGCCTTGCGGATATGAAATCAAGGACAATGAGCATAAGGTGTACAAGTTAAAGAAAGCACTTTATGGACTGAAGCAAGCTCCACGAGCTTGGTACAGTCGCATAGAATCATACTTTTTGAAGGAAGGCTTTGAAAAATGCACTCATGAACACACTTTGTTTGTTAAGACAAGTGCTGGAGGTAAAATTCTAATTGTAAGCTTGTATGTTGATGATTTGATATTCACTGGCAATGATGAGTCAATGTATGTTGAATTCAAAAAATCCATGATGGTTGAGTTTGATATGACCGATTTGGGAAAAATGAGGTATTTTTTAGGTGTTGAAGTAATGCAAAAGAGTGATGGCATATTCATTAGTAAAAAAAAATATGTGATGGAAGTATTGGAAAGATTTGGAATGGACAAAAGTAATTCTGTTCTTAATCCAATGGTTCCTGGAGAGAAACTTCAAAAGGATCAAGATGGCATGAAGATTGATAGTACTTACTACAAGCAGATTGTAGGAAGTCTTATGTACTTAACGGCAACTCGACCGGATGTTATGTTTGCTGTTAGTCTCATAAGCAGGTACATGGAGCATCCTACTAAACTACATTTGCAAGCAGCAACGAAAATCTTAAGATATTTAAGAGGGACAGCTGATTATGGTGTGTTTTACAAGAAGGGCGGAAATGAAGAGCTGGTCGCGTACACGGATAGTGACTATGCTGGTGACTTGGATGATAGAAAAAGCACGTCGGGATATGTGTTTCTATTGAGCTCTGCTGCAATATCCTGGTTATCTAAAAAACAGCCTGTAGTATCTTTGTCTACTACAGAAGCTGAATTTATAGCTGCATCTACTTGTGCTTGTCAGGCTGTTTGGTTGAGAAAGATTTTGGAGAAGCTTGGACATACGCTGTTTTGAGTATGTCCAAGCTTCTCCAAAATCTTTCTCAACCAAACAGCCTGACAAGCACAAGTAGATGCAGCTATAAATTCAGCTTCTGTAGTAGACAAAGATACTACAGGCTGTTTTTTAGATAACCAGGATATTGCAGCAGAGCTCAATAGAAACACATATCCCGACGTGCTTTTTCTATCATCCAAGTCACCAGCATAGTCACTATCCGTGTACGCGACCAGCTCTTCATTTCCGCCCTTCTTGTAAAACACACCATAATCAGCTGTCCCTCTTAAATATCTTAAGATTTTCGTTGCTGCTTGCAAATGTAGTTTAGTAGGATGCTCCATGTACCTGCTTATGAGACTAACAACAAACATAACATCCGGTCGAGTTGCCGTTAAGTACATAAGACTTCCTACAATCTGCTTGTAGTAAGTACTATCAATCTTCATGCCATCTTGATCCTTTTGAAGTTTCTCTCCAGGAACCATTGGATTAAGAACAGAATTACTTTTGTCCATTCCAAATATTATTGCGACAGCAACTCAGCAATCAAGCTTGCTAAGAATCCTGTAATGCACGGTCGTAGCAAACATATCGATGTTCGATTCCATTTTCTTCGTGAACTCGTAAAGGATGAAACTATAGAACTAGTTCACTGCAATACTCAAGAACAAGTGGCCGATGTGATGACAAAGCCTTTGAAACTTGATGCTTTTGTGAAATTGCGCAACCTATTGGGAGTGTGTCAACTGCCAATAGTAAACTGATTGTTAAGTAACATTCAGTTTAAGGGAGGATGTTAAAATTGTTTTTATTTAACGTTAATTTACTGTCAGTTAGAATAAGCAATGTTAGTGCTGTTAGTGAGTTGTTGCTTTTACCTATTCTCTTGCCACTATCCCACATTTTTAGTGTTTGTTAGAGTGGGCTATTTTTTCTCTGATTCAGTTTCTGTAAGGCTATTTAAGAGCCATTTCTTTTGTTCAATTCAATAAGAGATATTCTCCCTATTATTCTGTAAACACGTATCCTTCACAGATTCACCTTCAAGGAGCCAAACCCCTAAGGtttgaacttcatttgatacTCGGTGCCGTTTAATTTTTATTCGCTTTGTTGGGGTTCGTGGAAACATCCCTTCGTGTTTGCAACTTAGATTAGGATTTGAGAAAAAAACGTTGAGGGATTAGGAAAGAGAGAGTCATGACGAGATTTGTGATATACGAACCTCCGCCGCCTCCAGAAGCGATTTCTGGCGCGACGGAGCCTTTTCAACTCTGGTGATAGGTAAGAAGCAGGGAAGTGTTGGTTGAATGAAATCTGACTGAATCACTCTGAACTTATCCTTCCCCTATCTTGGTTAGGTCTTGGGCTTGAAGCCATATTCGGCCCAAGCCATTGCTGAACCTACCTCTTCCATATTGACACCCATATTTACGTCATACCCCTACACTTAGACTAATATCCCTACAATTTTTTAAATATACCAATTTTATCCTTAATTGtttttaaccaatttaccattttATTTTTAACCATTCAATTGATACTTTCGAAAATTACACTTTTCACCCTCGCACCGGAACTCCTTGAAAAAGACATTCGGTATGTATTTTTTTCAAACCGAAAGACTTTGAAAAAGACATCTGGAACACTGCAAATAGTATACCGGAAGAGTTACTTAAAGAGTTCCGATTCTTTTTGGAAAAAAAAACATTCTGGAACACTTATCATATGTGTTTCGGTTAACAAAGTGACATAAACCGGAACTCTTCCTTGAAGACTTCCGGTATTATATTTCTGTATtccggaactcttctttgaagaCTTTCGGTTTTCATTTTTTTGTCTTGACTTTTTTTATTGTGCAGGAATGAAAAATCTTCCCCAGATATGTGTAGATACTTCTGATGCGTTTTTAACGACTcaaagatttggtacacgagaagaggtgatcagatggattaaagaggttggaatcgataataaagtaactgttattatcacTCGTCCAGATACTGAAACAGGaaagagagggagaagtaacaaattaatatttggttgtgataaaggtgggaaacatAAGGATACTGGTAGTGGAACCTAAAGTGCGTCTAAGAAatgtggatgcccatttaaaatcaggtcgactccgccgaaagatgggtctggttggaagattgatgtaaaatgtggaGTCCATAATCATGGTTTACTTGATAGATTAGAAGTCATTCCTTTGTTGGTATGTTGGCCAtagatgagaagcaacatgtcgtTGATTTGACAAAGCTACA from Lathyrus oleraceus cultivar Zhongwan6 chromosome 7, CAAS_Psat_ZW6_1.0, whole genome shotgun sequence encodes the following:
- the LOC127106675 gene encoding uncharacterized protein LOC127106675 isoform X1, whose amino-acid sequence is MWDSGKRIDKSNNSLTALTLLILTDSKLTLNKNNFNRIYITVIIFVWIKEEKGRCLPIGATLAVLPYVVVEHEGSETSVSSGSEWRMKHRGKMYFQSKTLESYDSILLYQMVLIKGPSKTKDVWNHRSMFDSRFKVLEEKCGGLFEDVNQNLWSQTDHKGKSWHVGRTP
- the LOC127106675 gene encoding uncharacterized protein LOC127106675 isoform X2, with protein sequence MWDSGKRIDKSNNSLTALTLLILTDSKLTLNKNNFNRIYITVIIFVWIKEEKGRCLPIGATLAVLPYVVVEHEGSETSVSSGSEWRMKHRGKMYFQSKTLESYDSILLYQMVLIKGPSKTKDVWNHRSMFDSSS